Proteins from a single region of Phaeacidiphilus oryzae TH49:
- a CDS encoding ROK family transcriptional regulator, with protein sequence MAATGGTNLPRVGGYNQAVVLDAIRVRGPVSRVELAELTGLTNQTVSNVVRRLLDAGLVSESGHAPSSGGKRRTLLSPRADGAYAVGIHLDRDAGQVVLVDLAGSTVAGRRFAVSAPGEPSAVVEQAARTARRLVGRTEVDPARLLGAGIAAPGPIDGTAGEVVSPPNLSGWGRVPLLSMFGTALDMPVALDNDATAAAIGERWIGGQKRAGSFLFIYFGAGIGGGIVLNDTVLHGDSGNAGEFGHMAVEPGDRLCSCGSNRCVGPYCSPRALIEEVFHRHGEAAAERIGLSGAAEALTEDWKRLRRAARRGDPAADEVARRAARLLGQAARGAVALLDVSRVVLGGEGMRGLETIMCEEIDAAVNGNSIARALDSVSVETSVIGDTAGAVGAAALILHGHYAPGLRLLTTESTPA encoded by the coding sequence GTGGCTGCGACGGGCGGTACCAACCTCCCCCGGGTGGGGGGCTACAACCAGGCGGTGGTGCTGGACGCGATCCGGGTCCGCGGCCCGGTCAGCCGGGTCGAGCTGGCCGAGCTCACCGGGCTCACCAACCAGACCGTCTCCAACGTGGTGCGGCGGCTGCTGGACGCCGGCCTGGTGTCCGAATCCGGACACGCCCCCTCCAGCGGCGGCAAGCGCCGCACCCTCCTCTCCCCGCGCGCGGACGGCGCCTACGCGGTCGGCATCCACCTGGACCGGGACGCCGGCCAGGTGGTGCTGGTGGACCTCGCGGGGTCCACGGTGGCCGGGCGGCGGTTCGCCGTCTCGGCGCCGGGCGAGCCGTCAGCGGTGGTCGAGCAGGCGGCGCGGACGGCGAGGCGGCTGGTCGGGCGCACCGAGGTGGACCCCGCGCGGCTGCTGGGCGCGGGGATCGCGGCACCCGGGCCGATCGACGGGACGGCGGGCGAGGTGGTCTCGCCGCCGAACCTCTCCGGCTGGGGCCGGGTGCCGCTGCTGTCCATGTTCGGCACCGCGCTGGACATGCCGGTGGCGCTGGACAACGACGCCACCGCGGCGGCCATCGGCGAGCGCTGGATCGGCGGGCAGAAGCGGGCCGGCAGCTTCCTCTTCATCTACTTCGGGGCCGGGATCGGCGGCGGGATCGTCCTCAACGACACGGTGCTGCACGGGGATTCGGGCAACGCCGGGGAGTTCGGCCACATGGCGGTGGAGCCGGGCGACCGGCTCTGCAGCTGCGGCAGCAACCGCTGCGTGGGGCCGTACTGCAGCCCGCGGGCGCTGATCGAGGAGGTCTTCCACCGGCACGGCGAGGCCGCCGCCGAGCGGATCGGGCTGAGCGGCGCGGCCGAGGCGCTGACCGAGGACTGGAAGCGCCTGCGCCGGGCCGCCCGGCGCGGCGACCCGGCCGCCGACGAGGTGGCCCGCCGGGCCGCGCGGCTGCTGGGCCAGGCGGCGCGGGGGGCGGTCGCGCTGCTGGACGTCAGCCGGGTGGTGCTGGGCGGGGAGGGGATGCGCGGCCTCGAGACCATCATGTGCGAGGAGATCGACGCGGCCGTCAACGGCAACTCGATCGCCCGCGCGCTGGACTCCGTCTCCGTCGAGACCAGCGTCATCGGCGACACCGCGGGCGCGGTCGG
- a CDS encoding extracellular solute-binding protein, giving the protein MRTRLLATAAVAAALSATLAGCGGTAGGGSSKSIKVIYWQQLNSANKIQANYLKTQAAAFEKANPGTSVQLVPVTASENDFYTKIDLMMRAPSTTPDLVYEDTATLNSDVASGYLAPLDQDLSSWSEWQKFAPAAKAAVRGTDGKTYAVPDETDTRGIWYNKQLFAKAGLPVPWQPKSWADVLSAARAIKAKVPGAVPLNIYTGKAGGEASSMQGLEMLLYGTPAGSNSLYDARTKKWVVGSQQFKDALQFVKTVYSQGLGPTPSQALSANFSNTISDDLLPSGKLAMDIDGSWMPQHWIASGDKPWPQWSSTMATAPMPTQNGQAPGQVSMSGGWAWSIPAKARNSSLAWKFVQYLNTEQAATQWNVVNNTIAVRSDVAADPKYLKSVPTNAFFTGLVKHTYYRPALPVYTQVSTAIQDAMESVTTGQSSVAAAASTYDSAVKAAVGAGNTETGGNP; this is encoded by the coding sequence GTGCGTACCAGATTGCTCGCCACCGCCGCCGTCGCCGCGGCACTGTCCGCCACCCTCGCCGGCTGCGGCGGCACCGCCGGCGGTGGCAGCAGCAAGTCGATCAAGGTGATCTACTGGCAGCAGCTCAACAGCGCCAACAAGATCCAGGCGAACTACCTCAAGACCCAGGCCGCGGCCTTCGAGAAGGCCAACCCCGGCACCTCGGTCCAACTGGTCCCGGTCACCGCCTCGGAGAACGACTTCTACACCAAGATCGACCTGATGATGCGGGCCCCGTCCACCACCCCGGACCTGGTCTACGAGGACACCGCCACCCTCAACTCCGACGTCGCCAGCGGCTATCTGGCCCCGCTGGACCAGGACCTGTCCTCCTGGTCGGAGTGGCAGAAGTTCGCCCCCGCCGCGAAGGCCGCGGTCCGCGGCACCGACGGCAAGACCTACGCCGTCCCGGACGAGACCGACACCCGCGGCATCTGGTACAACAAGCAGCTCTTCGCCAAGGCCGGCCTGCCCGTCCCGTGGCAGCCCAAGAGCTGGGCGGACGTCCTGAGCGCCGCCCGGGCCATCAAGGCCAAGGTCCCCGGCGCGGTGCCGCTGAACATCTACACCGGGAAGGCGGGCGGCGAGGCCTCCTCGATGCAGGGCCTGGAGATGCTCCTCTACGGCACCCCGGCCGGCTCCAACTCGCTGTACGACGCCAGGACCAAGAAGTGGGTGGTGGGCAGCCAACAGTTCAAGGACGCGCTGCAGTTCGTCAAGACGGTCTACAGCCAGGGCCTGGGCCCCACCCCGTCCCAGGCGCTGAGCGCCAACTTCTCCAACACCATCTCGGACGACCTGCTGCCCTCCGGCAAGCTGGCGATGGACATCGACGGCTCCTGGATGCCGCAGCACTGGATAGCCAGCGGCGACAAGCCGTGGCCGCAGTGGTCCTCGACGATGGCCACCGCCCCCATGCCGACCCAGAACGGCCAGGCGCCCGGCCAGGTCAGCATGTCCGGCGGCTGGGCCTGGTCGATCCCGGCCAAGGCCCGGAACTCCAGTCTGGCCTGGAAGTTCGTCCAGTACCTCAACACCGAGCAGGCCGCGACCCAGTGGAACGTCGTCAACAACACCATCGCGGTGCGGAGCGACGTCGCGGCCGACCCGAAGTACCTGAAGTCGGTGCCCACCAACGCCTTCTTCACCGGTCTGGTCAAGCACACCTACTACCGTCCCGCGCTGCCGGTCTACACCCAGGTGTCCACCGCCATCCAGGACGCCATGGAGTCGGTGACCACCGGCCAGAGCTCGGTGGCGGCCGCGGCGAGCACCTATGACAGCGCGGTCAAGGCCGCCGTGGGCGCCGGGAACACCGAGACCGGCGGCAACCCGTGA
- a CDS encoding carbohydrate ABC transporter permease, producing MPLLPAVLLLVLFLAGPIAYCVYYAFTDMQLTGSAVTHFVGLANFTKALHDPQFINSVVLTVVFVVGSAVIGQNTFGLALAVLMAKASKPVRQITTGVVVAAWVLPEVVAGYLMYAFFFQQGSLNAILGGLGLPRQNWLYTMPILAVCLANVWRGTAFSMMVYSAALDEVPQELVEAAMVDGAGPWQRLWRVTLPVIRRTITTNLMLITLQTLAVFGLIYTMTHGGPGNRTETLPIFMYQQAFQNSLIGYGTAIALVLLLVGAVFSAVYLRLLKLEDD from the coding sequence ATGCCGCTGCTGCCGGCCGTCCTGCTGCTGGTGCTCTTCCTGGCCGGGCCGATCGCGTACTGCGTCTACTACGCCTTCACCGACATGCAGCTCACCGGCTCGGCCGTGACCCACTTCGTGGGCCTCGCCAACTTCACCAAGGCGCTGCACGACCCGCAGTTCATCAACTCGGTCGTGCTGACCGTGGTGTTCGTGGTCGGCTCCGCGGTGATCGGGCAGAACACCTTCGGCCTCGCCCTGGCCGTGCTGATGGCCAAGGCGTCCAAGCCGGTCCGGCAGATCACCACCGGCGTGGTGGTGGCCGCCTGGGTGCTGCCCGAGGTGGTCGCCGGATACCTGATGTACGCCTTCTTCTTCCAGCAGGGCTCGCTCAACGCGATCCTCGGCGGGCTCGGCCTGCCGCGGCAGAACTGGCTGTACACCATGCCGATCCTGGCGGTCTGCCTGGCCAACGTCTGGCGCGGGACGGCCTTCTCGATGATGGTCTACTCGGCCGCGCTGGACGAGGTGCCGCAGGAGCTGGTGGAGGCGGCGATGGTGGACGGCGCCGGGCCGTGGCAGCGGCTGTGGCGGGTCACCCTGCCGGTGATCCGGCGGACCATCACCACCAACCTGATGCTGATCACCCTGCAGACGCTGGCCGTCTTCGGGCTGATCTACACCATGACCCACGGCGGCCCCGGGAACCGCACCGAGACGCTGCCCATCTTCATGTACCAGCAGGCCTTCCAGAACAGCCTGATCGGCTACGGGACCGCGATCGCGCTGGTGCTGCTGCTGGTGGGCGCCGTCTTCTCGGCGGTGTACCTCCGGCTGCTGAAGCTGGAGGACGACTGA
- a CDS encoding carbohydrate ABC transporter permease: MALTDSTRRLSLRQPRSKPKPGRSPAATGGLSGLRRHLASRLAVNGVLLLVSLAFLLPLLWMLLASLNAHADFTLSVPSPPTFHNFGAVLNTTTTFQPMLNGLLLCGGGTLICVVCSILAAYPLSRYRSRLRRPFLYTVLFSTGLPITAVMIPVYSMFVQVNLIDSMLGTTLFLGASALPFGIWLMKNFMDGVPLVLEEAARIDGAGWFQVLWRVVLPLMRSGVTVVTIFTFIGMWGNFFVPFILLLSPEKLPASVSVFNFLSAHDQTQYGQLSAFSILYSIPVVVLYLVLARRFGGGFALGGALKG; this comes from the coding sequence ATGGCCCTCACCGACTCGACCCGGAGACTGAGCCTCCGCCAGCCCAGGTCCAAGCCCAAGCCCGGCCGGTCGCCCGCGGCCACCGGGGGACTCTCCGGGCTGCGGAGGCACCTGGCCTCCCGGCTCGCGGTGAACGGCGTGCTGCTGCTGGTCTCGCTGGCCTTCCTGCTGCCGCTGCTGTGGATGCTGCTGGCCTCGCTCAACGCCCACGCCGACTTCACCCTCTCGGTGCCCTCGCCGCCCACGTTCCACAACTTCGGGGCGGTGCTGAACACCACGACCACCTTCCAGCCGATGCTCAACGGGCTGCTGCTGTGCGGCGGCGGCACCCTGATCTGCGTGGTCTGCTCGATCCTGGCCGCGTACCCGCTCTCCCGCTACCGCTCGCGGCTGCGCCGGCCGTTCCTCTACACCGTGCTGTTCAGCACCGGGCTGCCGATCACCGCCGTGATGATCCCGGTGTACAGCATGTTCGTCCAGGTCAACCTGATCGACTCGATGCTCGGGACGACCCTCTTCCTGGGCGCCTCGGCGCTGCCGTTCGGCATCTGGCTGATGAAGAACTTCATGGACGGCGTGCCGCTGGTGCTGGAGGAGGCCGCCCGGATCGACGGGGCCGGCTGGTTCCAGGTGCTGTGGCGGGTGGTGCTGCCGCTGATGCGCTCCGGCGTGACGGTGGTGACGATCTTCACCTTCATCGGGATGTGGGGGAACTTCTTCGTCCCCTTCATCCTGCTGCTCTCCCCGGAGAAGCTGCCCGCCTCGGTCAGCGTCTTCAACTTCCTCAGCGCCCACGACCAGACCCAGTACGGGCAGCTGTCGGCGTTCTCCATCCTCTACTCGATCCCCGTCGTCGTCCTCTACCTGGTGCTCGCGCGCCGGTTCGGCGGCGGATTCGCCCTGGGCGGCGCGCTCAAGGGCTGA
- a CDS encoding alpha-mannosidase, translated as MHSDRELTERRLERVLSQRLRPAVHPRSVPLDVEVWAVPGEPVPVREGLAADYRPTAVGEPWGPPWTTSWFRVRGTVPAEWAGSRVEAVLDLGFDRDGAGFSAEGLVYRPDGTAVKALNPRNLWVPVTERAAGGEEFAVFVEAAANPKVMVSGPDSDPHAPTALGGVAPWLGEGGEGPGEPIYRLRRMELAVLDTAVWELTQDLEVLGQLMHELPEESPRRWQILRAVELALDAVDLQDIGGSAEAARARLAPALASPAAGSAHRISAVGHAHIDSAWLWPLRETVRKVARTVSNVTQLMDDHPEFRFVMSQAQQLAWLKEHRPEVWARAQEKAKTGQFLPTGSLWVEPDTNISGGEALVRQFVHGKRFYLDEFGVETEEMWLPDTFGYNAALPQLMKLAGVRWFLTQKISWNTTNKFPHHTFWWEGIDGTRIFSHFPPVDSYNSELSGAELAHSVRNFQDKKLSGRSLVPFGYGDGGGGPTREMLARARRLGDLEGSPRVAIESPAEFFTAAQAEYNDAPVWVGELYLEFHRGTLTSQLATKQGNRRSEHLLREAELWAATAAVRTGADYPYEQLDRLWKTVLLHQFHDILPGTSIAWVHREAEETHARVAAELEELIGAAQRALAGEGAGSGDAELVFNAAPHARHGVAALGAARREEPAAVRAESRPEGLVLENELVRFVIDGRGLVVSARDLTTGREALPPGSAANLLQLHQDYPNTYDAWDIDAFYRNSVRDLTGADEVAATEDGDAVRVVRSFGDSRVEQLLSLREGSRGLEVDTTVDWQECEKLLKAAFPLDVRAAHSTAEIPFGHIERPTHANTSWDAAKFEVCAHRFLHVGEKDWGAALVNDSTYGHDVTRDVRPDGGTTTTVRLSLLRAPRFPDPDTDRGRHRLRYTFLVGAEVPDAIREGYRLNLPERTVAVPDAAAVAEVGPLVGVDPDGVVIEAVKLADDRSGDVVVRLYEAHGVRARAVLATGFPVSSAWETDLLERPLTDASGAAGPLDADGGIPLSLRPFQILTLRLRRGEG; from the coding sequence ATGCACAGCGACCGCGAACTGACCGAGCGCCGGCTCGAACGGGTATTGAGCCAGCGTCTGCGCCCGGCCGTGCACCCCCGGTCCGTCCCGCTGGACGTGGAGGTGTGGGCCGTCCCCGGCGAGCCGGTGCCGGTCCGCGAGGGACTCGCCGCCGACTACCGCCCGACGGCGGTCGGCGAGCCGTGGGGACCCCCCTGGACCACCAGCTGGTTCCGGGTCCGCGGTACCGTCCCCGCCGAGTGGGCGGGCAGCCGGGTGGAGGCCGTCCTGGACCTCGGCTTCGACCGGGACGGGGCCGGCTTCTCCGCCGAGGGCCTGGTCTACCGGCCGGACGGCACCGCGGTGAAGGCCCTCAACCCGCGCAACCTGTGGGTGCCGGTGACCGAACGGGCCGCCGGGGGAGAGGAGTTCGCGGTCTTCGTCGAGGCCGCGGCCAACCCCAAGGTGATGGTCTCAGGACCGGACAGCGACCCCCACGCGCCGACCGCGCTCGGCGGGGTCGCGCCCTGGCTGGGGGAGGGCGGCGAGGGGCCCGGCGAGCCGATCTACCGGCTGCGCCGGATGGAGCTGGCCGTACTGGACACCGCCGTCTGGGAGCTGACGCAGGACCTGGAGGTCCTCGGCCAGCTGATGCACGAGCTCCCGGAGGAGTCCCCGCGCCGCTGGCAGATCCTGCGGGCGGTGGAGCTCGCGCTGGACGCGGTCGACCTCCAGGACATCGGCGGCAGCGCCGAGGCCGCCCGGGCCCGGCTGGCCCCGGCGCTCGCCTCCCCGGCGGCCGGCAGCGCCCACCGGATCTCCGCGGTCGGCCACGCCCATATCGACTCCGCCTGGCTCTGGCCGCTCCGCGAGACCGTGCGCAAGGTGGCCCGCACCGTCTCCAACGTCACCCAGCTGATGGACGACCACCCCGAGTTCCGCTTCGTGATGTCCCAGGCCCAGCAGCTGGCCTGGCTCAAGGAGCACCGTCCGGAGGTGTGGGCGCGGGCCCAGGAGAAGGCCAAGACCGGGCAGTTCCTGCCGACCGGCAGCCTGTGGGTGGAGCCGGACACCAACATCAGCGGCGGCGAGGCGCTGGTCCGCCAGTTCGTCCACGGAAAGCGTTTCTACCTGGACGAGTTCGGGGTCGAGACCGAGGAGATGTGGCTGCCGGACACCTTCGGTTACAACGCCGCCCTCCCGCAGCTGATGAAGCTCGCCGGGGTGCGCTGGTTCCTCACCCAGAAGATCTCCTGGAACACCACCAACAAGTTCCCCCACCACACCTTCTGGTGGGAGGGGATCGACGGCACCCGGATCTTCAGCCACTTCCCGCCGGTGGACAGCTACAACAGCGAGCTCTCCGGTGCCGAACTCGCGCACAGCGTCCGCAACTTCCAGGACAAGAAGCTCTCCGGCCGCTCCCTGGTGCCGTTCGGCTACGGCGACGGCGGTGGCGGCCCCACCCGCGAGATGCTCGCCAGGGCCCGCCGACTGGGCGACCTGGAGGGCTCGCCCCGGGTGGCGATCGAGAGCCCGGCGGAGTTCTTCACCGCCGCCCAGGCCGAGTACAACGACGCCCCGGTCTGGGTCGGCGAGCTCTATCTGGAGTTCCACCGCGGCACCCTGACCAGCCAGTTGGCCACCAAGCAGGGCAACCGCCGGAGCGAGCACCTGCTGCGCGAGGCCGAGCTGTGGGCGGCCACCGCGGCCGTGCGCACCGGCGCCGACTACCCGTACGAGCAGCTGGACCGGTTGTGGAAGACGGTGCTGCTCCACCAGTTCCACGACATCCTCCCTGGCACCTCGATCGCCTGGGTGCACCGCGAGGCCGAGGAGACCCACGCCCGGGTGGCCGCCGAGCTGGAGGAGCTGATCGGCGCGGCGCAGCGGGCGCTGGCCGGCGAGGGCGCCGGCTCCGGCGACGCCGAACTGGTCTTCAACGCGGCCCCGCACGCCCGCCACGGGGTGGCCGCGCTGGGCGCCGCCCGGCGCGAGGAGCCGGCCGCGGTCCGCGCCGAGTCCCGGCCGGAGGGCCTGGTCCTGGAGAACGAGCTGGTCCGGTTCGTGATCGACGGGCGCGGACTGGTGGTCTCCGCCCGCGACCTGACCACCGGCCGGGAGGCGCTGCCGCCCGGCTCCGCCGCCAACCTCCTCCAGCTCCACCAGGACTACCCGAACACCTACGACGCCTGGGACATCGACGCCTTCTACCGCAACTCCGTCCGCGACCTCACCGGCGCCGACGAGGTCGCCGCGACCGAGGACGGCGACGCGGTACGGGTGGTCCGCAGCTTCGGCGACTCGCGGGTCGAGCAGCTGCTCTCGCTGCGCGAGGGGTCGCGCGGGCTGGAGGTCGACACCACCGTCGACTGGCAGGAGTGCGAGAAGCTCCTCAAGGCCGCCTTCCCGCTGGACGTCCGGGCCGCCCACTCCACCGCGGAGATCCCGTTCGGCCACATCGAGCGCCCCACCCACGCCAACACCAGCTGGGACGCGGCCAAGTTCGAGGTCTGCGCCCACCGCTTCCTCCACGTGGGGGAGAAGGACTGGGGCGCGGCCCTGGTCAACGACTCCACCTACGGCCACGACGTCACCCGGGACGTCCGCCCGGACGGCGGCACCACGACGACCGTCCGGCTGTCCCTCCTCCGGGCCCCGCGCTTCCCCGACCCGGACACCGACCGGGGGCGGCACCGGCTGCGCTACACCTTCCTGGTCGGCGCCGAGGTGCCGGACGCGATCCGCGAGGGCTACCGGCTCAACCTGCCGGAGCGGACCGTCGCCGTCCCCGACGCGGCGGCGGTCGCCGAGGTGGGCCCGCTGGTGGGGGTGGACCCGGACGGGGTGGTGATCGAGGCGGTCAAGCTCGCCGACGACCGGTCGGGCGACGTGGTGGTCCGCCTCTACGAGGCGCACGGCGTGCGGGCGCGGGCGGTGCTGGCGACCGGCTTCCCGGTCTCCTCCGCCTGGGAGACCGACCTGCTGGAGCGCCCGCTGACGGACGCCTCCGGGGCCGCGGGGCCGCTCGACGCGGACGGCGGGATCCCGCTCTCCCTCCGGCCGTTCCAGATCCTCACCCTCCGGCTGCGGAGGGGCGAGGGCTAG
- a CDS encoding magnesium transporter CorA family protein — protein sequence MARTRLYRAGKLDLEDFPVEDISEYLPQSDVVVWLDLCDPTDEDFVRIEEEFGLHELAVEDARHQHQRPKLDRYPTHCFLSMYAVCGVEDRLETCALSVFVTPNALITVRASDRFDIDEVVARWDDSRELAEHGVGFLLHGLLDVLVDGHFVAVRELDDRIEDLEDLLFSEDSREARDVQRHSFALRKSLVRLRRVALPMREMVNTLIRRDLHLVADPMVPYYQDVYDHVLRVAEWTDSLRDMVGSVMETNLTIQGNRMNLIMKKLAGWASIVAVPTAVTGFYGQNVPYPGFGTHWGFLASCLVTVGISVGLYLVFRRRDWI from the coding sequence ATGGCTCGGACAAGGCTCTACCGCGCGGGGAAGCTCGACCTGGAGGACTTCCCCGTCGAGGACATATCGGAATACCTTCCTCAATCGGACGTGGTCGTCTGGCTCGACCTCTGCGATCCCACCGACGAGGACTTCGTCAGGATCGAGGAGGAGTTCGGGCTGCACGAGCTGGCCGTCGAGGACGCCAGGCACCAGCACCAGCGCCCCAAGCTGGACCGCTACCCGACGCACTGCTTCCTGAGCATGTACGCCGTCTGCGGGGTGGAGGACCGGCTGGAGACCTGCGCCCTCTCGGTCTTCGTCACCCCCAACGCGCTGATCACCGTCCGCGCCAGCGACCGCTTCGACATCGACGAGGTGGTCGCCCGCTGGGACGACTCCCGCGAGCTCGCCGAGCACGGCGTCGGCTTCCTGCTGCACGGCCTCCTCGACGTCCTGGTCGACGGCCACTTCGTGGCGGTCCGGGAACTCGACGACCGGATAGAGGACCTGGAGGACCTCCTCTTCTCCGAGGACTCCCGGGAGGCCAGGGACGTCCAGCGGCACTCCTTCGCCCTGCGTAAGAGCCTGGTGCGGCTGCGCCGGGTCGCGCTGCCGATGCGCGAGATGGTCAACACCCTGATCCGCCGCGACCTCCACCTGGTCGCGGACCCGATGGTGCCGTACTACCAGGACGTCTACGACCATGTGCTGCGGGTCGCCGAATGGACGGACTCGCTGCGGGACATGGTCGGCTCGGTGATGGAGACCAACCTCACCATCCAGGGCAACCGGATGAACCTGATCATGAAGAAGCTGGCCGGCTGGGCGTCCATCGTAGCCGTCCCCACCGCCGTGACCGGCTTCTACGGCCAGAACGTGCCGTACCCCGGATTCGGCACCCACTGGGGCTTCCTGGCCTCCTGCCTGGTCACCGTCGGCATCTCGGTCGGCCTCTACCTGGTCTTCCGCCGGCGCGACTGGATCTGA
- a CDS encoding ArnT family glycosyltransferase gives MSSPSGPSSASGPSGRFGPSGPPVDEGPSGPVARPAAAPDAGSPPPARAPFAALPVGAVAAALLALELGFSGRYGYHRDELYFLVAGQHLAWGYPDQPPLVPAVARAMSAAFPHSLVALRAPMASAVAAVVVMTGLLAREFGARRGGQTLAAGGTAVSAIVLALGHTLSTATFALLAEVLLLWMLVRLLRSGDGRWWPLIGVLAGIGLMADPLVGAILLGAGVGILVSGPRRVLWSPWPALGAAVAAGLWLPYLLWQARHGWPELAVSRSIAAGGSGTSLPRGLFPPMQAVVVSAFLTPVWIAGLVRLLRARELRVFRSLGWAYLVLVVLFTALAGKTYYLVALYPVLLAAGAQPTLDWVRRRPERAGRRRALLAAAVLLSLVDVVVSLPVVPAAMLHATPITALDEPAGETVGWPVYVRQVAAVYRALPVAERSGAIVLTRNYGEAGAVDYFGPALGLPPAYSGHNGFYDWGPPPDSARTAVVIGFQHQPGLLRGAFGDCRQVARLENGLHLDNDEQHTPLWICTGRRASWPALWPGFKTLG, from the coding sequence ATGAGCAGTCCATCCGGTCCGTCCAGTGCGTCCGGTCCGTCCGGTCGATTCGGTCCGTCCGGTCCGCCGGTCGACGAGGGCCCGTCCGGCCCCGTCGCCCGTCCGGCCGCCGCGCCCGACGCCGGCTCGCCGCCGCCGGCCCGGGCGCCGTTCGCGGCGCTGCCGGTGGGGGCCGTCGCGGCGGCCCTCCTCGCGCTGGAGCTCGGCTTCTCCGGCCGCTACGGCTACCACCGGGACGAGCTGTACTTCCTGGTCGCCGGGCAGCACCTGGCTTGGGGCTACCCGGACCAGCCGCCGCTGGTCCCGGCCGTGGCGCGGGCGATGTCGGCCGCCTTCCCGCACTCGCTGGTCGCGTTGCGCGCCCCGATGGCGTCGGCGGTGGCGGCCGTGGTGGTGATGACGGGGCTGCTGGCCCGGGAGTTCGGGGCGCGGCGCGGCGGCCAGACGCTGGCGGCGGGCGGCACGGCGGTCTCCGCGATCGTCCTCGCGCTGGGGCACACCCTGTCGACGGCCACCTTCGCGCTGCTCGCCGAGGTCCTGCTGCTCTGGATGCTGGTCCGGCTGCTCCGCTCCGGGGACGGCCGCTGGTGGCCGCTGATCGGAGTGCTCGCGGGGATCGGGCTGATGGCGGACCCGCTGGTGGGCGCGATCCTGCTGGGGGCCGGGGTGGGGATCCTGGTCTCCGGCCCGCGCCGGGTGCTGTGGTCGCCCTGGCCGGCGCTGGGCGCGGCCGTCGCGGCCGGGCTGTGGCTGCCGTACCTGCTGTGGCAGGCCCGGCACGGCTGGCCGGAGCTTGCGGTCAGCCGGTCGATCGCGGCCGGCGGATCCGGGACCTCGCTGCCGCGCGGGCTCTTCCCGCCGATGCAGGCCGTGGTGGTCTCGGCGTTCCTGACGCCGGTCTGGATCGCCGGGCTGGTGCGGTTGCTGCGCGCCCGCGAGCTGCGCGTCTTCCGGTCGCTCGGCTGGGCGTACCTGGTGCTGGTGGTGCTCTTCACGGCGCTGGCCGGCAAGACGTACTACCTGGTCGCCCTCTACCCGGTGCTGCTGGCGGCGGGCGCCCAGCCCACGCTGGACTGGGTGCGGCGCCGACCGGAGCGGGCCGGCCGGCGGCGGGCGCTGCTGGCGGCCGCCGTGCTGCTGAGCCTCGTCGACGTGGTGGTCTCGCTGCCGGTGGTGCCGGCCGCGATGCTGCACGCCACCCCGATCACGGCCCTGGACGAGCCGGCCGGCGAGACCGTGGGCTGGCCCGTCTACGTACGCCAGGTCGCCGCGGTCTACCGTGCGCTGCCGGTCGCCGAGCGGTCCGGGGCGATCGTGCTGACCCGCAACTACGGGGAGGCCGGAGCCGTGGACTACTTCGGTCCCGCGCTCGGCCTGCCGCCCGCCTACAGCGGCCACAACGGCTTCTACGACTGGGGCCCGCCGCCGGACTCCGCCCGCACCGCGGTGGTGATCGGCTTCCAGCATCAGCCCGGGCTGCTCCGGGGGGCCTTCGGCGACTGCCGCCAGGTGGCCCGGCTGGAGAACGGGCTGCACCTCGACAACGACGAGCAGCACACGCCGCTGTGGATCTGCACCGGCCGCCGCGCCTCCTGGCCGGCGCTCTGGCCGGGCTTCAAGACCCTCGGCTGA